CGGCACCGGCCAGCAGAATATCGATTTCTCGATACAGGAGGATAAACACTGGGGAATCCGCCAGTGGCTCCCCTTCCATTTTCCATCTTTGAAAGTCACTCCAAAACTCCTTGATTTGGCTATGGACCTATCGTCTGAATCTGTCACCTACCATTGCAGGCTTTTACTAGGTGACCATTACCTTCGTTTGAATACTGAGTTATCGAAGGAAATCCCATTTGACGATTTTACCTATATGGGTGAATTAAAGGATATGGGGAGGCAGGTTTTCGAGAAACATAAAGAACAGATTGCAGCGTTTCTTTCTGAGAGTTGAAAAACCTTCCAGCAGGTTGTAGACTTTAGAGAATGCAACGTCAAATTTTTTGACATACTATCTTTGGACATCATATCCAGACAGGGGGAGTTACGATGGAAAAACTTGAAGTAGGCGAAGTATTCACAATTAGTGATGAGAACGATGTTGAACAAGAGGTAGAGGTGATCGGGGCTTTGACAATTGAAGGTACTGACTATGCGGCAGTAAGCTTCGTAGAAGATCTTCAAACAGAGACTGACGACGATATTGATATTTTTTTCCTCAAGATGGATGAAGATGGAGATTTAGCCGCCATAGAATCTGATGACGAATTTGAGAAGGTTTCTTCAGCCTTTGACGAGATGATGAATGAAGAAGAATAGCAGGGAGGGGGAGGTTAATCCCCTCTCCTTTTTTGGTATATATACATATGTTGAATCCTTTTATCAAAAATACTGTAAATAGAAGGAAATCATTCAAATTTGTCGAATTGATTTTGAAAGGAGTTGATTCAATTGGATAGCGTCATCCTTGTAACCTTTAAGATTAAGGGAATCCCGATTCCTATCAAAATAGCATCTACCACTGAACCGAGCAGAGAGCAGATTTTCAAGAAAATATCTGATTTAGCCAAAGGATATGATTTATCTGGCGAGATTCAATTCAAGAAGCTCCTCAAAGAAAACGGCCATAAAATGTATTTATATGAGATTGGTGATAAGAGATGCAGGGTGCTGGTCGAGAGACTCGAGAAAATCAAAGAGTTTGAAGAAATAGGTTCTTAGCAATGCTAAGTCAACACATCTGAGTATAAGCAGGCAATATTAAAATTAATTTCATCTCTTGCAACAACCCAAAATTTTTACTGCTATCTTATTCATACAATCTTCCATCTCTTAAAGCAAAAAAGCCCATCAAAGGCTTTTTTACTTTCTTGTATAATAGCGTACGTCCTGGTGCTTGTTAAGCTCATTTGCAATCAGTATGGTTGCGCTTTGATTCCCCGCTGCGTCAAGTCCCGCTTCCCAAAGCATCATACCTCCAAGCTGCTGTGAAAGTGCCAGTTCAGTCTTTTTTTTCAGGGTAGAGTGTCCATTATAATAGTAAGTCGTTCCATTTATATTGACCTGATCCTTAACGGCATTCCCAGGTGCATGTTCTGTTATTGCTTTATAAGAGAGCTGTTTTGCTGAAGGATTTTCTGGCTGAGCATAAAGAGGGACCCCGAGAACGAGTTTCTCTCTTGAATAGCCATGTTGATCAAATAGCGAGGTCCAATAGCTAACTATATTGGCAGAATAAGAGAATGGCGATAAATTCGCAGCATTATATTCTCCATCCCATTGACCATCATATGCCATCAAATTGACGTGGTCAAAATACTTAAACATAGATGGCTCAAACACGACGGAGTGAATTTCAGTCCCTGTTACGCTGTGTACCTTTGCATTAACAGCGATGGACAACTCTTTAGCGATTGGTTTCAGCTGTGCACTTAAATCTTTGGAAAAAAGGGCAAGATAAAGGGCATCTTCTTTTGAGCGTGGGTGCTCAAAATCGATGTCGACTCCATCCAGATTTTCTCTTTTGGTAAAACTGACAAGCTCTTGTACTAGTTTTTTTCTGGCTTCAGGGTGTGAAATCGCTGTCTTAAAGTAATCATAAGATTCTCCGCCATTGATATGGTACCAGCCTCCAATAGCCAGCATCACCTTTGTATCAGTTTTTTGAGCGTTCGCAACAACCGCCCTCAAGTTTTTGATAGCATGATCCCCATTCATTATAATTGAGCCATCTACAGCAGGATGAACAAAAGAGAAAACAACATGTGTTAAACCGTCATAATCGATTGTTTCAGGATTTCGAAAGTCCTGGACATAGCCAATCAAGACCTTAGAGGCCTGTTTCATTTCCGGGACAATTTTTACAGCAGGTGTTTTCGCGGATAATGATGCATTATTGAAGTTGGAGGCCTCTTGGTTTTGGCGTTTATTGGCAAGTAATGAACCAGATAGAAAACCGCCTATGAAGATTAAAATTATCATCAATATTGCCAGGAAGCGTTTTGTCATTTTTGATTCCTCCAGAATTTATTCAACTTTAAAATTGTAACAGAGAAGCGACGATTATTGCTGTGGTAATATCAGGCTATCAACATCAATCTTAAAAGTAAGATTAGTAATGCTCATTAGGGGAATAAACTAATTAGTAGAAAAGATAGGAGCGAATGAAATGAATTCCAAGAAAATAAACGCAGCTAACACTGAAATTAGTTTTTATGATGAAGGAAAAGGAAAACCAGTCGTACTAATCCATGGTTTTGCCGGCGGAAAGCAATATTGGGACAAAGTCCTGCCTCAATTGGCTGAGGGGAACAGAGTCATAGCTCTGGATTTGCCTGGACATGGACAATCTGGAATGGCGAAGGAAAGTTACTCCATAGAAGATATGGCAGCAACAATCAAAGAATTACTTGATCAATTAGGAGTAGACAAAGTGACAATGTTTGGTCATTCTCTCGGGGGATATATAGCTCTCGCCTTTGCAGAAATATATCCACATAATTTAAACGGTTTTTCATTGGTTCATTCTACTGCGAATCCTGACACTAAGGAAGCCAGGGAAGGCAGGGAAACAAATGCAGCGAAAATTCGGGAAGATGGACCGGATTCTTTTATAGAGGGACTTTCCAAAAAGCTTTTCTCACCAGAAAACAATGACCTTAACTCCTACGATATCCTTCAAACGGTCAAAATCGGAATGAATACAACTGTAGAGGGCCTTGTCAGTGCTTTGATTGCTATGAAGAACAGGTCAGACAGGAATCATGTGCTGGAAGAAACTGAGCTCCCGGTACTCCTGATTGCAGGTGAAAAAGATCAAATAATTCCACCTGAAAAAACGTTCAGTGTCAGTAAAACCAATATCAATAAGAGCATCATCAAAAACGCCGGCCATATGAGCATGTATGAACAGCCAGAAGAACTAGTAAGAACAAT
The nucleotide sequence above comes from Mesobacillus jeotgali. Encoded proteins:
- a CDS encoding DUF1292 domain-containing protein gives rise to the protein MEKLEVGEVFTISDENDVEQEVEVIGALTIEGTDYAAVSFVEDLQTETDDDIDIFFLKMDEDGDLAAIESDDEFEKVSSAFDEMMNEEE
- a CDS encoding glycoside hydrolase family 18 protein, which gives rise to MTKRFLAILMIILIFIGGFLSGSLLANKRQNQEASNFNNASLSAKTPAVKIVPEMKQASKVLIGYVQDFRNPETIDYDGLTHVVFSFVHPAVDGSIIMNGDHAIKNLRAVVANAQKTDTKVMLAIGGWYHINGGESYDYFKTAISHPEARKKLVQELVSFTKRENLDGVDIDFEHPRSKEDALYLALFSKDLSAQLKPIAKELSIAVNAKVHSVTGTEIHSVVFEPSMFKYFDHVNLMAYDGQWDGEYNAANLSPFSYSANIVSYWTSLFDQHGYSREKLVLGVPLYAQPENPSAKQLSYKAITEHAPGNAVKDQVNINGTTYYYNGHSTLKKKTELALSQQLGGMMLWEAGLDAAGNQSATILIANELNKHQDVRYYTRK
- a CDS encoding alpha/beta fold hydrolase; translated protein: MNSKKINAANTEISFYDEGKGKPVVLIHGFAGGKQYWDKVLPQLAEGNRVIALDLPGHGQSGMAKESYSIEDMAATIKELLDQLGVDKVTMFGHSLGGYIALAFAEIYPHNLNGFSLVHSTANPDTKEAREGRETNAAKIREDGPDSFIEGLSKKLFSPENNDLNSYDILQTVKIGMNTTVEGLVSALIAMKNRSDRNHVLEETELPVLLIAGEKDQIIPPEKTFSVSKTNINKSIIKNAGHMSMYEQPEELVRTMKEFLASL